The following proteins come from a genomic window of Danaus plexippus chromosome 3 unlocalized genomic scaffold, MEX_DaPlex mxdp_34, whole genome shotgun sequence:
- the LOC116768803 gene encoding small ribosomal subunit protein uS12 — translation MGKPRGIRTARKHVNHRREQRWADKEFKKAHMGTRWKANPFGGASHAKGIVLEKVGVEAKQPNSAIRKCVRVQLIKNGKKVTAFVPRDGCLNHIEENDEVLVAGFGRKGHAVGDIPGVRFKVVKVANVSLLALYKEKKERPRS, via the exons ATGG GTAAACCCCGAGGAATACGTACCGCGCGTAAGCACGTGAACCATCGCAGAGAGCAGCGATGGGCAGACAAGGAGTTCAAAAAAGCCCACATGGGCACAAGGTGGAAGGCTAATCCCTTCGGTGGAGCATCTCACGCTAAGGGCATTGTCTTGGAGAAAGT TGGTGTTGAAGCCAAACAACCTAACTCCGCTATCCGTAAGTGCGTCAGAGTGCAACTTATCAAGAACGGCAAGAAGGTGACAGCGTTCGTGCCTCGTGACGGTTGTTTGAACCACATCGAGGAGAACGACGAAGTGCTGGTTGCGGGATTCGGTCGTAAGGGTCACGCCGTCGGTGACATTCCCGGAGTCAGGTTCAAG GTGGTCAAGGTAGCCAACGTATCACTCCTAGCATTGTACAAAGAAAAGAAGGAAAGACCAAGATCGTAG
- the LOC116765628 gene encoding DNA-directed RNA polymerase II subunit RPB9 — MNIGRKDGGPGYVGIQFCQECNNMLYPREDKNNKVLQYACRNCDYKQLADSNCVYVNKIMHEVDELTHINPDVVSDPTLPRTKDHVCPKCNHREAVFFQGQTRRAEEEMRLYYVCTSCKHRWTE; from the coding sequence ATGAATATCGGTCGAAAAGACGGTGGACCGGGTTATGTTGGTATACAATTTTGTCAAGAATGCAATAACATGCTTTACCCACGAGaagataaaaacaacaaagtcCTCCAGTACGCTTGTCGAAATTGCGATTATAAACAACTGGCAGACTCAAATTGTGTGTATGTCAACAAAATCATGCACGAAGTAGATGAACTAACACATATAAATCCCGATGTAGTAAGCGATCCGACATTACCCCGCACAAAAGATCACGTCTGCCCGAAATGTAATCACAGGGAAGCTGTATTCTTCCAAGGTCAAACGAGACGTGCAGAAGAAGAAATGAGGCTGTATTATGTGTGCACCAGCTGCAAACACAGGTGGACGGAGTGA